The region CGCGGCCGAACGCCTGCATATGAGCCAGCCTGCCGTCAGCCATGCGCTGGCGCGCCTGCGCCACCTGCTCGATGATCCATTGCTGTTGCGTGGCAAGGGCGGCTTCCAGCCGACGGCGCGCGCGCTGGCCCTCGCGCGGCCGCTGGCCGAGGCCTTGCAAAGCGTGCGTTCCGTGCTCGGTGGCGCCATCTTCGAGGCGGCCACGGCGCAGCGCACGTTTCGCCTGGCGATGTCCGACTATGGCGCGGCCCTGATCCTGCCGCGCTTGCTGCGCCGCTTGCGCGTGGAAGCGCCCGGCATCGACCTGGCCGTCAGTTATGCCAGCCGGCCGGCCGTCGTGGCCGGCGTGCAGGATGGCGAAATCGACCTGGCGCTGGGCGTGTTCCCGCAATTGCCCGAGCAGTTACATCGAGAAACCTTATTCGAGGAAACCTTCATGTGCGCGCTGGACCCGGCCAGCCTGGCCGACGGCGAAACATTGAACCTGGAAACGTATCTGGCGCGGCCGCATGTGCTGGTAGCGTCCAGCGAGGGCGGCATGGCGGCCGAAGTCGATGCGGCGCTGGCCCGGCTGGGCCAGGCGCGCCGCATCGCCGTGCGCTTGCCGCACTGGACGGTTGCGCCCGATATCGTGCTGGGGACGGATTTGATACTGACGGTGGCGCAGCGCGCCGTGCAGGGAAGCGTAGCGCAGGGGCTGGCGCTGCAT is a window of Janthinobacterium sp. 1_2014MBL_MicDiv DNA encoding:
- a CDS encoding LysR substrate-binding domain-containing protein, producing MNNLRAVDLNLLVILEALLSERHLSRAAERLHMSQPAVSHALARLRHLLDDPLLLRGKGGFQPTARALALARPLAEALQSVRSVLGGAIFEAATAQRTFRLAMSDYGAALILPRLLRRLRVEAPGIDLAVSYASRPAVVAGVQDGEIDLALGVFPQLPEQLHRETLFEETFMCALDPASLADGETLNLETYLARPHVLVASSEGGMAAEVDAALARLGQARRIAVRLPHWTVAPDIVLGTDLILTVAQRAVQGSVAQGLALHAPPFAIAPFAFEAIRHHRTDGDAGIAWLRAAIAAATI